One window of Branchiostoma lanceolatum isolate klBraLanc5 chromosome 8, klBraLanc5.hap2, whole genome shotgun sequence genomic DNA carries:
- the LOC136440137 gene encoding NXPE family member 3-like, protein MMMVALWKAMRKRYLILVLVSATALATAIYIYLNVNLSKMVAWSLLIRADRYFLVSTNQQQLPTLRHLTVPWRRWNGLIDYDLVTSAAQTKLIFPNFKGIYAKGDILRMKIVALDKRGRRKRYGGDFFRAKLVSKDSVNASAAGKITDHGDGTYTVLFVLAWAGTVQVHTQLVHPSEAIEVIKQIRDTVPNRRVFFCNFHDKRTGLAGEWTPCTGQRNTSLQRKMLCDFSKKSVNATWHCERPKHHPCNTIHVCKFDYNRTKRLVESLVTRDEKRLFSRLLLKRDMRRSTHIRVVDRGIQPEVLPQCGPCLTPAQSEGFWFNGLWHSMSCRARHFLRSGDVLQCLRNKTVFMQGDSTMRQWYFRLVDRISAQSEEITKSQEFIGPFAAADNASNVRLHFRFHGEPIQKKINVSFANIHYVADELDQLTGGPDVVVILGLWAHFVAEPLVAFRSRLYAISHAIKRLVHRSPATKVIIRTSNTRRHDKLFISVQASDWLAQELNVVIRDIFGKHDSVAILDVWEMTLCQEYPDDAHPNVHVVDNELSLLLSYICPL, encoded by the exons atgatgatggtggcgCTGTGGAAGGCCATGAGGAAGCGGTACCTAATCCTAGTCCTGGTCAGCGCGACGGCTCTAGCGACAGCGATCTATATCTACCTG AATGTCAACCTCAGCAAGATGGTGGCCTGGAGCCTCTTGATAAGAGCGGATCGTTACTTCCTGGTCTCCACCAATCAGCAGCAGCTACCGACGTTACGTCACCTGACGGTGCCATGGCGGAGATGGAATGGTCTCATTGACTATGACCTTGTCACCAGCGCTGCACAGACTAAGTTGATATTTCCCAATTTCAAAGGCATATATGCAAAAGGGGACATACTCAGAATGAAAATAGTGGCGCTAGATAAAAGAGGTCGACGAAAGCGTTACGGCGGTGATTTCTTCCGAGCTAAGCTGGTCTCTAAAGACTCTGTGAACGCCAGCGCCGCCGGCAAGATCACGGACCACGGGGACGGCACGTACACCGTACTGTTCGTACTTGCCTGGGCGGGGACAGTGCAGGTCCACACCCAGCTAGTCCACCCTAGCGAGGCGATAGAAGTGATCAAGCAAATCAGAGATACCGTGCCGAACAGGAGAGTATTCTTCTGTAATTTTCACGACAAAAGAACAGGTCTTGCCGGGGAATGGACACCCTGCACCGGGCAGAGAAACACAAGCCTCCAGAGAAAAATGCTCTGCGACTTTTCCAAAAAGTCAGTGAACGCCACTTGGCATTGTGAACGACCAAAACACCACCCATGTAATACCATACATGTGTGCAAGTTCGACTACAATAGGACCAAACGTCTGGTGGAATCTCTGGTAACTAGGGACGAAAAGAGACTATTTTCCAG GTTGCTTCTGAAGAGAGACATGAGGAGGAGCACACATATCCGGGTGGTGGACAGAG GTATACAACCAGAGGTTCTGCCGCAGTGCGGTCCGTGTCTGACGCCTGCGCAGTCGGAGGGGTTCTGGTTCAACGGCCTCTGGCACTCCATGTCCTGCCGGGCCAGGCACTTCCTCCGCTCGGGGGACGTTCTGCAGTGTCTCAGAAACAAGACCGTCTTCATGCAGGGCGACTCGACCATGCGACAATGGTACTTCCGACTGGTGGACCGAATCTCTGCACAGTCTGAGGAGATCACGAAGTCGCAGGAGTTCATCGGGCCGTTCGCCGCCGCCGACAACGCCAGCAACGTCCGGCTACACTTCCGTTTCCACGGAGAACCCATACAGAAAAAGATCAACGTCAGCTTCGCAAATATCCACTATGTTGCTGATGAACTTGATCAGTTGACCGGTGGTCCCGATGTGGTTGTGATTCTCGGACTGTGGGCACATTTTGTAGCTGAACCTCTGGTAGCCTTCCGCTCTCGTCTCTACGCCATCAGTCACGCCATCAAGCGGTTGGTTCACCGCTCTCCCGCCACAAAAGTCATCATCAGGACTAGTAACACCCGAAGACACGATAAGCTGTTTATCAGCGTTCAGGCTAGCGATTGGTTGGCTCAGGAACTGAATGTTGTCATACGGGACATATTTGGTAAGCATGATtcagtcgccatcttggatgtatGGGAGATGACGTTGTGCCAAGAGTACCCGGATGACGCTCACCCGAACGTTCACGTAGTCGATAATGAACTAAGCCTGTTATTATCTTACATCTGTCCTCTATGA
- the LOC136440138 gene encoding uncharacterized protein codes for MADHHEDHLDSPNKPPSRRGSHRGSAQHLEVPHQQPHRRSLFHRRRRNSRVNLEYRKVPQWAACGVPCYVICPIVGGFLFLAVGGSFIGVAVTLKDKPGFFPTVITGPLMILIGLVLLSTGIAWCRKERRNRANAPGPNDEEDGAGQANGSPGTPAAEQAVPLVRVSPGDKPSEPANPDDVIIADPNSPKPDPSPASNDAPDGEVPYADDPDAAAAPQEPADGPKDGNPGEGAEEPPPYNSDADKTNS; via the exons ATGGCCGACCACcatgaggaccacctggacaGTCCCAACAAGCCCCCGTCCCGCCGCGGGTCCCACCGAGGGTCCGCCCAGCACCTGGAGGTGCCCCACCAGCAGCCGCATCGCCGCTCGCTCTTCCACAGACGGAGGCGCAACTCCAGGGTGAACTTAGAGTACCGGAAAGTACCCCAATGGGCGGCCTGTGGAGTGCCTTGCTACGTGATTTGTCCCATTGTTGGCGGGTTCCTGTTCCTGGCGGTCGGAGGAAGTTTTATTGGTGTTGCCGTCACTCTAAAGGATAAGCCTGGGTTCTTCCCCACCGTCATCACCGGACCTCTCATGATCTTGATAGGTCTGGTGCTGTTGTCCACCGGTATCGCCTGGTGCCGGAAGGAACGCAGAAATAGGGCGAACGCCCCGGGCCCGAACGACGAGGAGGACGGAGCTGGACAGGCCAACGGTTCGCCCGGGACCCCGGCAGCGGAGCAGGCCGTGCCCCTGGTTCGCGTTTCCCCCGGAGACAAGCCTTCCGAACCCGCCAaccctgatgacgtcatcatcgctGACCCAAACAGCCCCAAGCCTGACCCCAGCCCAGCCAG TAACGACGCACCAGATGGAGAGGTGCCTTACGCTGACGACCCCGACGCTGCAGCGGCCCCCCAGGAGCCTGCCGACGGCCCCAAAGACGGCAATCCCGGGGAGGGAGCCGAGGAGCCGCCACCCTACAACAGCGACGCGGATAAAACCAACTCGTAa
- the LOC136440901 gene encoding neuronal acetylcholine receptor subunit alpha-10-like, with protein MGQPTLCCLATICVALLLTSKASGRGPRNDSLLYHHLFDNYDVELRPVAENTDILMVEMGVALTHIIDMNEKHQTLTASLWLTMGWNDTHLQWNPEEFGNFKRITVPSKKVWMPDIVLYQNVDPYFDGWSHRETYVKIHSNGYILWEVPAVIVSSCHLDVSNFPFDTQACQLKFGPWIHSGFELVMRAMAEDGSLEGFIEHPEWTVLYFKATANMIWYGEDFNIGTPYADVTFTLGLQRKSTFYVFNLLLPCLLLTFIMAVTFFLPINSGERLSFGVSLLLSMVVFQLVITEVLPESDKLPWIGRYVIITMILMSFSLAMTIFVMHVCDCTVSVEPLPKWVREVMLKRLAKVLLMGDLSKNLRTLDPDESSSKIELVNDISDITDTLYANNSRVHCGLQKDVKLVDCYAFQIKMTNTLHDIERKLNDVLDIMRHHQRHRAYEKEWRSLAKVLDRVFLIMYILVAGACLVSFASNTSSKPG; from the exons ATGGGCCAGCCAACCCTCTGTTGCCTGGCGACGATCTGTGTGGCGCTTCTGCTGACAAGCAAAGCTAGCGGACGTG GCCCGAGGAACGACAGTCTGCTGTACCATCACCTGTTCGACAACTACGATGTAGAACTTCGACCCGTGGCCGAGAACACAGACATCCTGATGGTGGAGATGGGAGTCGCGCTCACGCACATCATCGACATG AACGAGAAGCATCAAACCCTGACGGCGAGCCTGTGGCTGACCATG GGCTGGAATGACACCCATCTTCAGTGGAATCCAGAAGAGTTCGGTAATTTTAAGAGGATCACTGTACCTTCCAAGAAGGTGTGGATGCCCGACATTGTGCTATACCAGAA CGTGGATCCGTACTTTGACGGCTGGTCGCACCGAGAGACGTACGTGAAGATCCACAGTAACGGGTACATCCTGTGGGAGGTCCCCGCCGTCATCGTGTCCTCATGCCACCTGGACGTCTCCAACTTCCCGTTCGACACGCAGGCCTGCCAGCTCAAGTTCGGCCCGTGGATCCACAGCGGCTTCGAGCTGGTGATGCGAGCCATGGCCGAGGACGGCAGTCTGGAGGGCTTCATAGAACACCCTGAGTGGACAGTCTTATATTTCAAAGCAACAGCGAACATGATCTGGTACGGGGAAGACTTCAACATCGGGACTCCGTACGCTGACGTCACCTTTACCCTGGGTCTCCAGAGGAAGTCCACGTTTTACGTGTTTAACCTGCTCTTACCGTGTCTGCTCCTGACCTTCATCATGGCCGTGACGTTCTTCCTGCCCATTAACAGCGGGGAGAGGCTGTCCTTCGGGGTGTCCTTACTCCTCTCCATGGTCGTCTTTCAGCTCGTCATCACCGAAGTCCTGCCGGAATCAGACAAACTGCCTTGGATTG GTCGTTACGTCATCATCACCATGATCCTGATGTCCTTCTCCCTGGCCATGACCATATTCGTCATGCACGTGTGTGACTGCACAGTGTCGGTGGAGCCCCTCCCTAAGTGGGTTCGGGAGGTGATGCTGAAGCGGCTGGCCAAGGTCCTACTGATGGGGGACCTCTCCAAGAACCTGCGCACACTCGACCCGGACGAGTCGTCCTCGAAGATCGAGCTGGTGAACGACATCTCGGACATCACTGACACGCTGTACGCCAACAACAGCCGCGTGCACTGCGGACTGCAGAAGGACGTCAAACTGGTGGACTGCTACGCGTTCCAGATCAAGATGACCAACACTCTGCACGACATCGAGAGAAAGTTGAACGACGTACTAGACATCATGCGGCACCATCAAAGGCACAGGGCGTACGAAAAAGAGTGGAGAAGTCTCGCAAAAGTGCTGGACAGAGTCTTCCTCATTATGTACATATTGGTGGCAGGGGCCTGCCTCGTTAGTTTCGCGAGCAATACTAGCAGCAAACCTGGATGA